Proteins from a single region of Bradyrhizobium diazoefficiens:
- a CDS encoding LysR family transcriptional regulator translates to MDRLAAMETFVRVVETGSFSGAARQLRVGQPAVSKSVAQLEDYLGVKLLTRSTHGLTPTEAGLGYLERARRALEEATEAELAARGAGAELKGRLRICAAVTFARIHLVPLLPKFLAQNPELDLEVVLDDRQIDLVQEGIDVALRMGRLSDSTLTARRIARCKRLVLGTPGYFDRAGTPSTPSELRKHQAVLYLQEGSVWSFRRESTELAVQVQSRLRVTAAEGVRAAVLADAGLTIASEWMFSPELRSGVVRAVLSEWSLPALDLWAMLPAGRAATAKARAFVDFFERTFNA, encoded by the coding sequence ATGGATCGGCTGGCTGCGATGGAAACGTTCGTGCGGGTCGTTGAAACCGGCTCCTTCTCCGGAGCCGCCCGGCAGCTTCGGGTCGGCCAACCGGCGGTGTCGAAATCCGTCGCCCAGCTCGAGGACTATCTCGGGGTCAAGCTGCTGACGCGCTCGACGCACGGCCTCACCCCGACGGAAGCCGGGCTCGGTTATCTCGAGCGCGCCAGGCGAGCGCTTGAAGAAGCAACTGAGGCCGAGCTCGCCGCGCGCGGCGCCGGCGCCGAGTTGAAAGGCCGATTGCGAATCTGTGCCGCAGTGACCTTCGCCCGCATCCATCTCGTTCCGCTGCTGCCGAAGTTTCTGGCGCAGAATCCGGAGCTGGACCTGGAGGTCGTCCTCGACGACCGCCAGATCGACCTCGTTCAGGAGGGCATCGATGTGGCGCTCCGCATGGGAAGGTTGTCGGATTCGACGCTGACCGCGCGCCGTATCGCACGGTGCAAACGTCTCGTGTTGGGAACGCCAGGCTACTTCGATCGCGCGGGCACGCCATCAACGCCAAGTGAACTGCGCAAGCATCAGGCCGTTCTTTATCTCCAGGAAGGCAGCGTCTGGTCGTTTCGGCGCGAGAGCACTGAATTGGCGGTGCAGGTGCAAAGCAGATTGCGGGTGACCGCCGCGGAAGGCGTGAGGGCTGCGGTGCTCGCCGATGCGGGTCTCACCATCGCCTCGGAGTGGATGTTCAGTCCCGAGCTGCGATCGGGCGTCGTGCGTGCGGTCCTGTCAGAATGGAGTTTGCCGGCGCTCGACCTGTGGGCGATGCTTCCAGCCGGGCGCGCCGCGACGGCCAAGGCACGCGCATTCGTGGATTTCTTCGAGCGTACGTTCAACGCATGA
- a CDS encoding GGDEF domain-containing protein, producing the protein MLNVPTLWTVFVINFLALGLIWAYVAHAYPKLEAARFWTASAFVGAAGAITALARLLVDSLLPLILGSGCVILAACLAAMGIRRFYDRPVSWRASALIVGLTMAVLLFFTFVYDSMILRITSYVIGQSLPLALTLRLLWSERDGRAAPGARLAGLVIVMMIGIQAARAIGNMLGGDFSALASGQAHAVIVLTMLFLSMTLNFGFLLMAMDRLRNEVADLALLDDLTGVANRRHLLQRLAEECARSERSGEPFSLLVIDLDGFKAINDTHGHAAGDACLQHFTLMAQTRLRPGDMLARTGGDEFCVVLPSSSLREGALIARRVLEVCRQDAAGCSGNDIPIAISIGVAEWDRGIGQFPDRLIAHADHALYAAKKNGKNDFAVYDPAPPLSPESVEAVRRFA; encoded by the coding sequence ATGCTGAACGTACCGACGCTCTGGACGGTCTTCGTCATCAACTTCCTGGCGCTGGGCCTGATCTGGGCCTATGTCGCGCATGCCTACCCCAAGCTCGAGGCGGCGCGGTTTTGGACTGCATCGGCCTTCGTCGGTGCGGCGGGCGCGATAACGGCGTTGGCCCGCCTGCTCGTCGATTCCCTGCTTCCCCTTATCCTTGGCAGCGGGTGCGTGATTCTTGCGGCCTGCCTCGCAGCCATGGGCATTCGACGTTTCTACGACCGGCCGGTCTCCTGGCGGGCGAGCGCGCTGATCGTCGGGCTGACCATGGCGGTGCTGCTCTTCTTCACGTTTGTCTACGACAGCATGATCTTGCGCATCACCTCCTACGTGATCGGGCAGTCGCTGCCGCTCGCATTGACGTTGAGACTGCTGTGGTCGGAGCGGGACGGTCGCGCCGCACCGGGAGCGCGGCTTGCTGGTCTCGTGATCGTTATGATGATCGGGATTCAGGCTGCGCGGGCGATCGGCAACATGCTCGGGGGTGACTTCTCCGCATTGGCCAGTGGCCAGGCTCACGCAGTCATCGTGCTGACGATGCTGTTCCTGTCGATGACGCTCAATTTCGGCTTCCTGCTGATGGCGATGGACCGGCTGCGCAACGAGGTCGCCGACCTCGCGCTGCTCGACGACCTCACCGGCGTCGCCAATCGCCGCCATCTGTTGCAGCGCCTCGCCGAGGAGTGCGCCCGTTCCGAGCGCAGCGGCGAGCCGTTCTCGCTGCTGGTGATCGATCTCGACGGCTTCAAGGCCATCAACGACACCCATGGCCATGCCGCGGGCGATGCCTGCCTGCAGCACTTCACCCTGATGGCGCAAACGCGCTTACGGCCCGGCGACATGCTCGCCCGCACTGGCGGCGACGAGTTCTGCGTCGTGCTGCCGTCCTCCTCGCTGCGCGAAGGCGCGCTGATCGCCCGTCGTGTACTCGAGGTTTGCCGCCAGGATGCCGCCGGCTGCTCCGGCAACGACATCCCGATCGCGATCTCGATCGGCGTTGCGGAATGGGATCGCGGCATCGGCCAATTCCCTGACAGGCTGATCGCGCACGCCGACCACGCGCTCTATGCCGCCAAGAAGAACGGCAAGAACGATTTTGCGGTTTACGATCCGGCCCCGCCGCTCTCGCCCGAGTCGGTCGAAGCCGTGCGTAGATTCGCGTAG
- a CDS encoding carboxymuconolactone decarboxylase family protein produces the protein MSRLSVPSLETATGATAEVYGQIKKAIGSVPNTFAAIGAHGPDALKSILLADSVLAAGSLSKRDQETIKLVISEVAGCDYCVAAHSLLGKLAGLQPAELKNIRERRATGDEKRDALIRFVRKLAQSSGTVSNEEFAAIKAAGYTDKQLVEISLAFATTVFTNVFNRINDTEIDFPPVA, from the coding sequence ATGTCCCGTCTTTCCGTTCCCAGTCTCGAAACCGCAACCGGCGCAACCGCTGAAGTCTATGGCCAGATCAAGAAGGCGATCGGCAGCGTGCCGAACACGTTTGCCGCGATCGGCGCCCATGGCCCGGACGCGCTCAAGTCCATCCTGCTCGCCGACAGCGTGCTCGCCGCGGGCTCGCTGTCAAAGCGCGACCAGGAAACCATCAAGCTCGTGATCTCCGAGGTCGCCGGGTGTGACTACTGCGTCGCCGCGCACAGCCTGCTCGGCAAGCTCGCGGGCCTCCAGCCCGCAGAGTTGAAGAATATCCGCGAGCGCCGCGCGACCGGCGATGAGAAGCGCGATGCGCTGATCCGCTTCGTCCGCAAGCTCGCGCAATCGAGCGGTACCGTCAGCAACGAGGAGTTCGCCGCCATCAAGGCTGCGGGCTACACCGACAAGCAACTGGTGGAGATCAGCCTGGCGTTCGCGACCACCGTCTTCACCAATGTGTTCAACCGCATCAACGACACCGAGATCGACTTCCCCCCGGTCGCATAG
- a CDS encoding UvrD-helicase domain-containing protein, protein MAILIPSLGFARFDTRGELRLAERLKDFLEENAVVWHNLPVGPQSRHPDFIIVHPANGLLVLEVKDWRLESLVSADKIKVELLTSRGIVRESNPLEQARKYTFDVVRAVEQDGQLLFPAGHRFMGRSILPFGFGVVFTNITRKQFDQTDLKEVFAEHLCVFKDEMTEGADPEEFRSRLWRMVYPRLGEPLSMPQFDRLRALLFPEIRIRQIALPLDEAMAPNPSDRTLAVMDMHQEQIARSLGEGHRIIRGVAGSGKTLILAFRAEYLARAATKPVLILCYANGIAGRLEDAMQDRGVEDRVQVLTFHAWCYRMLRTYGIPAPSEREYPDYAERLAASVSEVMKAVDQGHIPAEQYDAVLIDEAHDFEPQWLALAARMVNPRTKALMIVYDDIQAIYKGRERPVWKQLGIEASGRTTVLKVNYRNTAQIVAFARRFASDVIGAPGTTADDEHPILLPEDAGRQGLAPDVRQCVSIDAEAHCIAEWFLGRKKAGYEWPQMACLYPEHWIGERVAQVLTKHDVPIDMAKNNKNRISTKRVAVRLLSMHTAKGLEFPCVAIAGLGLLGRHGEAIEECVRLTYVGVTRATHEALLTYSSESALVQRLIA, encoded by the coding sequence ATGGCGATTCTGATCCCTAGCCTCGGCTTCGCACGCTTCGATACTCGCGGCGAGCTGCGGCTCGCGGAGCGCCTCAAGGACTTCCTCGAAGAGAATGCTGTCGTTTGGCACAACCTTCCGGTAGGCCCTCAAAGCCGGCATCCGGACTTCATCATCGTTCACCCAGCGAACGGCCTGCTCGTGCTTGAGGTGAAGGACTGGCGCCTGGAGTCGCTCGTGTCGGCCGACAAGATAAAAGTCGAACTGCTGACGAGTCGTGGCATCGTGCGGGAGAGCAATCCCCTGGAGCAGGCGCGAAAGTACACGTTCGACGTCGTACGCGCGGTGGAGCAGGATGGGCAATTGCTGTTTCCGGCCGGTCACCGCTTCATGGGCCGATCCATCCTTCCGTTCGGCTTCGGGGTCGTATTCACCAATATCACGCGTAAGCAGTTCGATCAGACCGATCTAAAGGAGGTGTTCGCAGAGCATCTATGTGTGTTCAAGGACGAAATGACGGAGGGCGCGGACCCTGAAGAATTTCGGTCCAGATTGTGGCGCATGGTCTATCCGCGCCTTGGAGAGCCTCTGTCGATGCCGCAATTCGACCGGCTGCGCGCGCTGCTCTTTCCCGAAATCCGGATACGACAGATCGCCTTGCCTCTTGACGAAGCGATGGCGCCCAACCCATCCGACCGGACGCTTGCAGTCATGGACATGCATCAGGAGCAGATTGCGCGCAGCTTGGGAGAGGGGCATCGAATTATTCGCGGCGTCGCTGGATCAGGTAAGACGCTGATCCTTGCCTTTCGAGCCGAATATCTGGCGCGTGCCGCGACAAAGCCGGTACTCATCCTGTGCTACGCCAACGGCATCGCTGGACGACTTGAGGATGCCATGCAGGATCGTGGCGTGGAGGACCGTGTTCAGGTCCTCACCTTTCATGCTTGGTGTTACCGGATGCTGCGGACTTACGGGATTCCTGCTCCATCCGAACGAGAATATCCTGATTACGCAGAGAGACTGGCTGCGAGCGTTTCGGAGGTCATGAAGGCTGTAGATCAGGGGCATATTCCAGCGGAACAGTATGACGCTGTTCTGATCGACGAGGCACACGACTTCGAGCCGCAATGGCTCGCGCTCGCGGCCAGGATGGTGAACCCGCGCACGAAGGCGCTGATGATCGTCTATGACGACATACAGGCCATCTACAAGGGACGTGAGCGCCCGGTATGGAAACAGCTTGGAATTGAAGCGTCGGGCAGAACGACCGTGCTGAAGGTCAATTACCGCAATACCGCGCAAATCGTTGCCTTTGCGAGACGCTTCGCTTCTGACGTGATCGGTGCTCCGGGCACGACGGCCGATGATGAGCATCCCATCCTGCTGCCCGAAGATGCGGGTCGGCAGGGACTGGCGCCAGACGTACGGCAGTGTGTGAGCATCGACGCAGAAGCTCACTGCATCGCCGAGTGGTTTCTCGGGCGGAAAAAGGCGGGGTACGAATGGCCGCAAATGGCTTGTCTTTATCCGGAGCACTGGATTGGCGAGCGGGTCGCTCAGGTCCTCACCAAGCATGATGTGCCGATCGATATGGCGAAGAACAACAAGAACAGAATTTCGACTAAGCGCGTCGCTGTGCGTTTGTTGAGCATGCACACAGCGAAAGGACTCGAGTTTCCGTGCGTCGCCATTGCAGGGCTGGGCTTGCTCGGTCGCCACGGCGAGGCGATCGAGGAATGTGTTCGACTGACGTATGTTGGAGTTACTCGGGCGACTCACGAGGCGCTCTTGACCTACTCAAGTGAGTCGGCGCTGGTGCAGCGGTTGATCGCGTAG
- a CDS encoding peroxiredoxin-like family protein: MSLQAKLDAFKADFEAGKPPYNVPHAVIEIMHRATAELIQSGAAQRAKKAGDVAPSFSLTDPEGNVVNSADLLKRGPLVLSFYRGVWCPYCNMELQALEAAKPEFDKYGVSLIAISPQTAPNSRKSVRQNKLSFPILSDAKGKVSAAFGLRFDLPDYLVELYKQLKNDLPTFNDDPNWTLPMPGRYVIGQDGVILYSEVNPDYTRRPEPEDMIPVLQRAAAVKA; the protein is encoded by the coding sequence ATGTCACTGCAAGCCAAGCTCGACGCTTTCAAAGCCGATTTCGAAGCCGGAAAGCCGCCCTACAACGTGCCCCACGCCGTCATTGAAATCATGCACCGCGCCACCGCCGAACTGATCCAGTCAGGCGCCGCACAGCGCGCCAAGAAGGCCGGCGATGTCGCGCCGTCGTTCTCTCTGACCGACCCTGAAGGCAACGTCGTCAACTCGGCGGATCTGCTGAAGCGCGGCCCGCTCGTGCTCAGCTTCTACCGCGGCGTCTGGTGCCCGTACTGTAACATGGAGCTGCAGGCGCTCGAAGCGGCGAAGCCGGAGTTCGATAAGTACGGCGTCTCGCTGATTGCGATCTCGCCGCAGACCGCCCCGAACAGCCGCAAGTCGGTGCGCCAGAATAAGCTGTCCTTCCCGATCCTCTCCGATGCCAAGGGCAAGGTCAGCGCCGCGTTCGGACTGCGCTTCGATCTGCCCGACTATCTCGTCGAACTCTACAAGCAGCTGAAGAACGATCTGCCGACGTTCAACGACGATCCGAACTGGACGCTGCCGATGCCGGGCCGCTACGTCATCGGCCAGGACGGCGTGATCCTCTACTCGGAAGTAAACCCGGACTATACCCGCCGGCCCGAGCCTGAAGACATGATTCCGGTTCTTCAGCGGGCAGCCGCCGTCAAGGCGTGA
- a CDS encoding DUF417 family protein produces the protein MTNTTQSALVRTLHNSGLLAEDLDYHIVRAAMVTMFLFFGYQKWFPYEFERLVPFISNGPLIWWLYPLFGHAGASYFLGLSEWTFGTLLLAGFWDKRLGILGALGSTGTFIATVTIIPFMPEGWDVAAGGFPAMTGNVPFLMKDVVLLAVSLYLLRQDVVRLTRQ, from the coding sequence ATGACTAACACCACGCAAAGTGCGCTCGTCCGCACGCTGCACAATTCCGGCCTGCTTGCGGAGGATCTCGACTATCACATCGTCCGGGCCGCGATGGTGACCATGTTTCTGTTCTTCGGCTACCAGAAGTGGTTTCCATACGAATTCGAAAGGCTGGTCCCGTTCATCAGCAACGGGCCGCTGATCTGGTGGCTCTATCCGCTGTTCGGCCACGCCGGGGCCAGCTATTTCCTCGGCCTTTCGGAGTGGACGTTCGGCACGCTGCTGCTCGCCGGCTTCTGGGACAAGCGGCTCGGAATCCTCGGCGCGCTCGGCTCGACCGGCACCTTCATCGCGACGGTGACGATCATTCCGTTCATGCCGGAGGGCTGGGATGTCGCCGCGGGAGGCTTTCCGGCGATGACGGGCAACGTGCCGTTCCTAATGAAGGACGTCGTGCTGCTGGCGGTGTCGCTCTATCTGTTGCGGCAGGATGTGGTTCGCCTGACGCGGCAATAG
- a CDS encoding RluA family pseudouridine synthase: MESLGSAQRLEVTVEGDEGSARLDRVLAARLPDLSRSRLKALILAGAVSLKGTAVRDPAYHVTSGDTIIIDVPEAAPPEPKGEDIALDIVFEDDDIIVINKPKGLVVHPAAGHETGTLVNALIAHCGGSLSGIGGVRRPGIVHRLDKDTTGLMVVAKNDLAHASLTAQFADHGRTGPMRRGYMAFAWGLPGRHRGTVDAPIDRHPHAREKMAVRQGGREAVTHWELLESFTGRDGKPTAALLACELETGRTHQIRVHLAHIGHPLMGDAVYGPHFKTKANQLGPESQAALAALGRQALHAYLLVLEHPRTGELLHWEAGLPEDLLLLESTLKAAL, from the coding sequence ATGGAAAGTCTTGGCTCAGCGCAAAGGTTAGAGGTCACGGTCGAAGGCGACGAGGGCTCGGCCCGGCTCGACCGCGTCCTGGCGGCGCGCCTTCCCGACCTGTCGCGATCAAGGCTGAAAGCCCTGATTCTGGCGGGCGCGGTGAGCCTCAAAGGCACCGCGGTCCGAGACCCCGCTTATCACGTCACCTCTGGCGATACGATCATAATCGATGTGCCGGAGGCGGCCCCGCCGGAGCCGAAGGGGGAGGACATCGCCCTCGATATCGTGTTCGAGGACGACGACATCATCGTCATCAACAAGCCGAAGGGACTGGTGGTGCATCCCGCGGCCGGGCACGAGACCGGCACGCTAGTGAACGCGCTGATCGCCCATTGCGGCGGCTCGTTGTCGGGCATCGGCGGGGTGCGCCGGCCCGGCATCGTGCACCGGCTGGACAAGGACACCACCGGGCTCATGGTGGTTGCCAAGAACGACCTCGCGCACGCCTCGCTTACCGCCCAATTCGCGGACCACGGCCGCACCGGACCGATGCGGCGCGGCTATATGGCGTTCGCCTGGGGGCTGCCGGGCCGCCATCGCGGCACGGTCGATGCGCCGATCGATCGCCATCCGCACGCGCGGGAGAAGATGGCGGTGCGCCAGGGCGGCCGCGAGGCGGTGACCCATTGGGAGCTGCTCGAGAGTTTTACCGGACGCGACGGCAAGCCGACCGCGGCGCTGCTGGCCTGCGAGCTCGAGACCGGCCGCACCCACCAGATCCGCGTCCACCTCGCCCATATCGGCCACCCGCTGATGGGCGACGCAGTCTATGGCCCCCATTTCAAGACCAAGGCGAACCAGCTCGGACCCGAGTCGCAGGCCGCTCTTGCCGCGCTTGGGCGGCAGGCCTTGCATGCTTATTTGCTGGTACTGGAGCACCCCAGGACTGGAGAACTTCTTCACTGGGAGGCGGGTCTGCCGGAGGATTTGCTTCTCCTGGAAAGCACTCTGAAAGCGGCGCTATGA
- a CDS encoding AraC family transcriptional regulator, whose translation MQEIAMDWLSRLFEMMSVRGRLDLRCAYGAPWRIDQGPGRPNEIPYHAVLAGSAMLDDLAGGRPLKLETGDILLLPGNPRHVIHDGSGAAPLPARNRVSLNFTISENPGSGERLDLLCGHFAIAPPHDRLLRSYLPPRLVVHAGTDAGGRDTAGQLAGLVALMRSESADDRLGGRAMLNALSSVMFALVLRLASLADDAPRGLLALAGHPRLAPAVAALFNEPARAWSLPELARLCGMSRATLVRQFQDKLGRSAADLLTDIRMTLAANELRKSSLSTGAVAEAVGYQSEAAFQRAFKSHMGVTPAQWRKSQEPVPDISGRSAAADATLAEKREVDPAGKRRPARRGDASSLA comes from the coding sequence ATGCAGGAGATCGCGATGGATTGGCTGAGCCGGCTGTTCGAGATGATGTCCGTGCGCGGCCGGCTCGACCTGCGCTGCGCCTACGGCGCGCCCTGGCGCATCGACCAGGGACCGGGCAGGCCAAACGAAATCCCGTATCACGCCGTGCTGGCCGGCTCGGCGATGCTGGACGATCTGGCGGGAGGGCGGCCGCTGAAGCTCGAGACCGGTGACATCCTGCTGCTGCCGGGCAATCCCCGCCACGTCATTCACGACGGCAGCGGGGCCGCGCCGCTGCCGGCGCGCAACCGCGTCTCGCTCAATTTCACGATCAGCGAAAATCCCGGCTCGGGGGAACGGCTCGATCTGTTATGCGGACATTTCGCCATCGCGCCGCCGCACGACCGCCTGCTGCGCAGCTATCTGCCGCCGCGCCTCGTCGTACATGCCGGCACGGACGCCGGCGGCAGGGACACGGCAGGGCAACTCGCTGGCCTCGTTGCCTTGATGCGCAGCGAGTCCGCAGACGATCGTCTCGGCGGCCGTGCGATGCTGAACGCGCTGTCGAGCGTGATGTTCGCGCTGGTCCTGCGGCTTGCGAGTCTTGCGGACGACGCGCCGCGCGGTCTGCTGGCCCTGGCGGGTCATCCGCGCCTTGCGCCGGCGGTGGCCGCGCTGTTCAACGAGCCGGCGCGCGCATGGTCGCTACCCGAACTCGCGCGTCTGTGCGGCATGTCGCGGGCGACGCTCGTGCGGCAATTCCAAGACAAGCTTGGCCGCTCGGCCGCCGATCTCCTGACCGACATCCGGATGACGCTCGCCGCGAACGAATTGAGAAAATCATCCTTGTCGACCGGCGCGGTGGCTGAAGCTGTCGGTTATCAATCCGAGGCGGCGTTCCAGCGCGCCTTCAAGAGCCATATGGGCGTCACGCCGGCACAGTGGCGTAAAAGCCAGGAGCCAGTCCCGGACATTTCCGGAAGGTCTGCCGCCGCCGATGCAACGCTTGCGGAGAAGCGCGAAGTGGATCCTGCTGGCAAGCGCAGACCAGCGAGGCGCGGTGACGCGTCTTCGCTGGCCTAG
- a CDS encoding 2'-5' RNA ligase family protein has translation MVLAINIRADNNSADKIERLWNQVGAFEAKPSMRALDYRPHFTFAIYDGPAIDEETAWDAMLAAAVGETQLCIEFKRIRWFEGSPLVLFAEPAVDEALARIHRAISAAIDPAHCRPHYRPGAWIPHCTLGTEIAAERRNDAIAFALAFDRKIEVTFDVVDCVAFPPVRIVAERRLLP, from the coding sequence GTGGTATTGGCGATCAACATCCGGGCCGACAATAATTCGGCGGACAAGATCGAGCGGTTGTGGAATCAGGTCGGCGCGTTCGAGGCCAAGCCTTCGATGCGTGCGCTCGACTACCGTCCGCATTTTACATTTGCGATCTACGACGGGCCCGCGATCGATGAAGAGACTGCATGGGACGCCATGCTGGCAGCCGCAGTCGGCGAAACGCAACTGTGCATCGAATTCAAGCGAATTCGCTGGTTCGAAGGTTCTCCGCTTGTGCTCTTTGCGGAGCCGGCGGTCGACGAGGCTCTGGCGCGCATCCATCGCGCCATCAGCGCGGCAATCGATCCAGCACACTGTCGTCCTCACTACCGGCCCGGCGCGTGGATACCGCATTGTACGCTCGGCACAGAAATCGCCGCCGAACGGCGCAATGATGCCATTGCCTTTGCGCTGGCGTTCGATCGCAAGATCGAAGTGACGTTCGACGTGGTGGATTGCGTTGCCTTTCCGCCTGTGCGGATCGTCGCCGAGCGGCGGTTGCTGCCGTAG
- the rpoH gene encoding RNA polymerase sigma factor RpoH: MARTAALPVLNGESGLSRYLAEIRKFPMLEPQQEYMLAKRWREHDDRDAAHQLVTSHLRLVAKIAMGYRGYGLPISEVVSEGNVGLMQAVKRFEPEKGFRLATYAMWWIKASIQEYILRSWSLVKMGTTANQKKLFFNLRKAKSKINALDEGDLRPDQVKIIAKRLGVTDQDVIDMNRRLGGDASLNAPIRDDGEAGEWQDWLVDNTPNQEAMMAEHEEYDHRRDALNGAMGVLNPRERRIFEARRLADEPMTLEDLAAEFGVSRERVRQIEVRAFEKVQTAVKGTIARAEQAALEAAH; encoded by the coding sequence ATGGCCCGTACCGCTGCTTTGCCGGTCCTCAATGGAGAATCCGGCCTCTCTCGATACCTCGCCGAGATCCGCAAGTTTCCGATGCTGGAACCGCAGCAGGAATATATGCTCGCCAAGCGTTGGCGCGAGCATGACGATCGCGACGCGGCGCACCAACTCGTCACTAGCCATCTCCGGCTCGTGGCCAAGATTGCCATGGGCTATCGCGGCTACGGCTTGCCGATCTCCGAAGTCGTCTCGGAAGGCAATGTCGGCCTGATGCAGGCGGTGAAGCGTTTCGAACCCGAGAAGGGGTTCCGTCTCGCCACTTACGCCATGTGGTGGATCAAAGCGTCGATTCAAGAGTACATCCTGCGTTCCTGGTCGCTCGTGAAGATGGGCACCACCGCGAACCAGAAGAAGCTGTTCTTCAACCTGCGCAAGGCCAAGAGCAAGATCAACGCGCTGGATGAGGGCGATCTCCGTCCCGACCAGGTCAAGATCATTGCCAAGCGCCTCGGCGTCACCGATCAGGACGTGATCGACATGAACCGCCGCCTCGGTGGCGACGCGTCGCTCAACGCACCGATCCGCGACGACGGCGAAGCCGGCGAATGGCAGGACTGGCTGGTCGACAATACGCCCAACCAGGAAGCCATGATGGCGGAGCACGAGGAGTATGATCACCGCCGTGACGCGCTGAACGGCGCGATGGGCGTGCTCAACCCGCGCGAACGCCGCATCTTCGAGGCTCGCCGCCTCGCCGATGAGCCGATGACGCTGGAAGACCTTGCCGCCGAGTTCGGCGTGTCGCGCGAGCGCGTCCGCCAGATCGAGGTCCGCGCCTTCGAGAAGGTGCAGACCGCGGTCAAGGGCACGATTGCAAGGGCCGAACAGGCCGCGCTCGAAGCCGCGCATTAA
- a CDS encoding alpha/beta fold hydrolase, producing MSAGSALTLGGCAGLGATGARFDASSLSIDPTLLVATTRKPVNGGRTKPWFGPERATTMTVARAKLAVPDESRLSLASVGLGDWRLDRVEPMSANVGDLVAQAGGGDVLIYVHGFKQTFETAALDAAHLSDGIRFRGRTMVFSWPSKAGLFDYAYDRDSAMWSRDDFEGVLSALVSAPGAGRVHIVAHSMGTMLSLESLRQLYARYGDTVTSKIGAVVFAAPDIDMDVFSSAIHRIGPLAGKITVIAATNDRALALSGQIAGGMTRVGAAEKAVIAQLGVRVVDASQEGWGLINHDLFLSNADVQRVIRRSIDGTTA from the coding sequence ATGTCCGCTGGGAGTGCCCTCACGCTCGGCGGATGCGCCGGCCTGGGTGCGACCGGCGCGCGCTTTGACGCATCGTCCCTCTCGATTGACCCCACCTTGCTCGTCGCCACCACGCGCAAGCCGGTGAACGGCGGTCGTACCAAACCCTGGTTCGGGCCGGAGCGCGCGACCACGATGACGGTCGCACGGGCGAAGCTGGCGGTGCCGGACGAGAGCCGCCTTTCTCTCGCCTCGGTTGGACTTGGCGATTGGCGCCTCGACCGGGTCGAACCGATGTCGGCCAACGTTGGCGATCTCGTTGCGCAGGCCGGCGGAGGCGACGTGTTGATCTATGTGCACGGCTTCAAGCAGACATTCGAGACGGCGGCGCTCGATGCCGCCCATCTCTCCGACGGGATCCGGTTCCGCGGCCGGACCATGGTGTTTTCCTGGCCCTCCAAGGCAGGACTGTTCGATTATGCCTATGACCGCGACAGCGCGATGTGGTCCCGCGACGATTTCGAAGGCGTGCTCTCTGCGCTCGTGTCGGCTCCAGGCGCCGGCCGCGTGCACATCGTTGCGCACAGCATGGGAACCATGCTGTCGCTCGAAAGCCTGCGTCAGCTCTATGCGCGATATGGCGACACCGTTACGAGCAAGATCGGCGCGGTCGTGTTTGCCGCACCTGATATCGACATGGACGTGTTCTCGTCGGCGATCCACCGCATCGGTCCGCTTGCCGGCAAAATCACCGTGATCGCCGCGACGAACGATCGCGCACTGGCGCTGTCGGGACAAATCGCAGGTGGAATGACCAGGGTCGGCGCCGCCGAGAAGGCCGTCATCGCGCAGCTCGGTGTCCGCGTGGTCGATGCCTCGCAGGAAGGCTGGGGCCTAATCAACCACGATCTGTTTCTGTCGAATGCAGACGTGCAGCGGGTGATCCGCCGCTCGATCGACGGCACCACCGCGTAA